A DNA window from Mycobacterium sp. IDR2000157661 contains the following coding sequences:
- a CDS encoding DNA-3-methyladenine glycosylase family protein: protein MHATVSIAFGGPVSPALTLAPLRRGRRDPCFYDAPDGAIWRTSLMRSGPVTARITQSADTVDCEAWGSGATEFAEALPAMIGAFDDSTGFEPEEPTIATAHRRVRHLRLGRTDRVLESLVPAVLEQRVYGKDARRAWFLLVTKYGAPAPGPVPAHMRVPPSGEVWRRIPSWEFHLANVDPGRARTVVMCAQRADSLERLGARSPAAARAAMTSLPGVGEWTAAETAQRAWGDADALSVGDYHLAKMVGWSLLGHPIDDPAMVQLLEPLRPHRHRAVRLLEVSGLAVLPRFGARQAIPDLSDL, encoded by the coding sequence GTGCACGCAACGGTCAGCATCGCCTTCGGCGGGCCGGTGAGCCCGGCGCTGACATTGGCGCCGCTGCGGCGCGGCCGTCGGGATCCGTGTTTTTACGACGCACCCGACGGTGCGATCTGGCGCACCAGCCTGATGCGCAGCGGGCCGGTCACCGCGCGGATCACACAGTCCGCTGACACCGTCGATTGCGAGGCGTGGGGAAGCGGGGCAACGGAATTCGCCGAGGCGTTGCCCGCGATGATCGGTGCGTTCGACGACAGCACCGGATTCGAACCCGAGGAGCCGACGATCGCGACCGCGCACCGGCGCGTGCGTCACCTGCGGCTGGGGCGGACCGACCGCGTGCTCGAGTCGCTCGTGCCTGCGGTGCTCGAACAACGTGTGTACGGCAAGGACGCCCGTCGCGCGTGGTTCCTGCTCGTCACCAAGTACGGTGCACCCGCCCCTGGTCCGGTGCCCGCCCACATGCGCGTCCCGCCGTCCGGTGAGGTGTGGCGGCGCATCCCGTCGTGGGAGTTCCACCTGGCCAACGTCGACCCCGGCCGGGCCCGCACGGTGGTGATGTGTGCGCAGCGCGCCGACTCGCTGGAGCGGCTGGGCGCCCGGTCGCCTGCAGCCGCCCGCGCCGCGATGACGTCGTTGCCGGGGGTCGGTGAGTGGACGGCAGCCGAGACCGCCCAGCGGGCATGGGGTGACGCCGACGCGTTGTCGGTCGGCGACTACCACCTGGCCAAGATGGTCGGCTGGAGTCTGCTCGGACATCCGATCGACGATCCGGCGATGGTGCAGCTCCTCGAACCGCTGCGCCCGCACCGGCACCGCGCGGTCCGGTTGCTTGAGGTCAGCGGACTCGCCGTACTGCCGCGTTTCGGCGCGCGCCAGGCGATTCCCGATCTGTCCGATTTGTGA
- a CDS encoding cytochrome P450 — MSDGATREAQESTVTEVTTTQGPARPVRLPPRPRIPKALLAVAFSVSRRWTVAQFARRYGSVFTLNLPVFGPTVVVAEPQLAKQLFMANTDDVGNIQPNLSRVLGPGSVFALDSTEHRRRRRLLTPPFHGKSIKNYETIFEEETLREIADWRQGQAFPTLEPMMRITLNTILRAVFGADGEQLDELRRIIPPWVTLGSRVATLPTPSRTYGRYSPWGRLAEYRRQYDAVIDRLIDRVSADPDFESRDDVLALLLRSTYEDGTAMSRNDIGDELLTLLAAGHETTGSTLAWAFERITRHPQVLARLVDEAAGDDNEYRQAVISEVQRSRTVIDFAGRHVYAPTFELGDWVIPQGYSVLASISLMHDRTEEFPHPDRFDPERYLGTRPPTFAFIPFGGGTRRCVGAAFAGVEMDIVLRTVLRHFVLHTTTAPAEKVHSRGVAYTPKGGGRMVVHRRDTPLA, encoded by the coding sequence ATGAGCGATGGGGCCACGCGCGAAGCGCAGGAGTCAACCGTCACCGAGGTCACGACGACACAGGGTCCGGCGCGGCCGGTCAGGCTGCCACCGCGGCCCAGGATCCCCAAGGCGCTGCTGGCCGTCGCCTTCTCCGTCTCGCGAAGGTGGACGGTCGCGCAGTTCGCACGCCGCTACGGGTCGGTGTTCACGCTGAACCTGCCGGTGTTCGGGCCGACCGTCGTGGTCGCCGAACCCCAGCTGGCCAAGCAGCTGTTCATGGCCAACACCGATGACGTCGGCAACATCCAGCCGAACCTGTCACGGGTGCTGGGACCCGGATCGGTGTTCGCGCTCGACAGCACCGAGCACCGCCGCAGGCGCCGGCTGCTGACGCCGCCGTTCCACGGCAAGAGCATCAAGAACTACGAAACCATCTTCGAAGAGGAAACGCTGCGCGAGATCGCGGACTGGCGACAGGGACAGGCGTTTCCGACGCTCGAACCGATGATGCGCATCACGCTCAATACGATCCTTCGCGCGGTGTTCGGAGCCGACGGCGAGCAACTCGACGAGCTGCGGCGCATCATCCCGCCGTGGGTGACGCTGGGGTCGCGGGTGGCCACGCTGCCGACGCCGTCACGGACCTACGGCCGCTACAGCCCATGGGGCCGGCTGGCCGAGTACCGCAGGCAGTACGACGCGGTCATCGACAGGCTCATCGACCGCGTGTCGGCCGATCCGGACTTCGAGAGCCGTGACGACGTGCTCGCGCTGCTGCTGCGCAGTACCTACGAAGACGGTACGGCCATGTCCCGCAACGACATCGGTGACGAGCTGCTGACCCTGCTTGCCGCGGGCCACGAGACCACCGGGTCCACCCTGGCGTGGGCCTTCGAACGCATCACCCGACACCCTCAGGTGCTGGCCAGGCTGGTCGACGAGGCAGCCGGCGACGACAATGAGTACCGCCAGGCCGTCATCAGTGAGGTGCAGCGCTCGCGCACCGTCATCGACTTCGCGGGTCGCCATGTCTATGCGCCGACGTTCGAGCTCGGCGACTGGGTGATCCCGCAGGGCTACTCCGTCCTGGCCAGCATCTCGCTGATGCACGACCGTACCGAGGAGTTCCCGCACCCAGACCGGTTCGACCCCGAGCGCTACCTCGGCACCAGACCGCCGACCTTCGCGTTCATTCCGTTCGGCGGTGGCACCCGGCGCTGCGTCGGCGCGGCGTTCGCCGGGGTCGAGATGGACATCGTGCTACGAACGGTGCTGCGGCACTTCGTGCTCCACACCACGACGGCGCCCGCGGAGAAGGTGCACTCCCGCGGCGTGGCCTACACCCCGAAGGGCGGCGGCCGCATGGTGGTGCACCGCCGCGACACCCCGTTGGCTTAG
- a CDS encoding SRPBCC family protein gives MSRSGPASAQLDITIDADPDAVYRLITDLPTLASLAEEADAMQWRKGDAARPGAVFRGHNRNGSRTWNTMCTVTEADPGRVFAFDVRSGVIPVAHWRYAITATGDGGCRVTESTWDRRPGWFRVPAGWATGVKDRASANSEHIRRTLQRLKEKAEAGSQV, from the coding sequence ATGAGCCGTTCCGGACCAGCTTCCGCGCAGTTGGACATCACCATCGACGCCGACCCCGACGCGGTGTACCGCCTGATCACCGATCTGCCCACGCTGGCATCGCTGGCCGAGGAGGCCGACGCCATGCAATGGCGCAAAGGCGACGCCGCCCGACCGGGCGCGGTGTTCAGGGGCCACAATCGCAACGGGTCGCGGACCTGGAACACCATGTGCACCGTCACCGAGGCCGATCCGGGTCGGGTGTTCGCGTTCGACGTGCGCAGTGGAGTCATTCCGGTCGCGCACTGGCGCTACGCCATCACCGCGACCGGCGACGGAGGATGCCGGGTCACCGAGAGCACATGGGACCGGCGGCCGGGTTGGTTCCGGGTGCCCGCGGGCTGGGCCACCGGCGTGAAGGACCGCGCGAGCGCCAACAGCGAACACATCCGCCGGACGCTGCAGCGGCTGAAGGAGAAGGCCGAAGCCGGCAGTCAGGTCTAG
- a CDS encoding Dps family protein, translating into MSEFTVPGMTDKQSAQVAEILQKQLSRYNDLHLTLKHVHWNVVGPNFIGVHEMIDPQVDLVRGYADEVAERIATLGFSPKGTPGAIQSDRTWDDYSLERDTVQAHLSALDLVYDGVVEDTRKNIQETEELDPVTQDMLISHAGELEKFQWFVRAHLENAGGKLKHSGAKTEKDAADKAR; encoded by the coding sequence ATGTCTGAGTTCACCGTTCCGGGAATGACCGACAAGCAGTCCGCACAGGTCGCCGAGATCCTGCAGAAGCAGCTGAGCCGGTACAACGACCTGCACCTGACCCTCAAGCACGTGCACTGGAATGTCGTCGGCCCGAACTTCATCGGCGTGCACGAGATGATCGATCCTCAGGTCGATCTGGTGCGCGGCTACGCCGACGAGGTCGCCGAGCGCATCGCCACGCTGGGCTTCTCGCCGAAGGGCACGCCGGGCGCGATCCAGTCCGACCGGACGTGGGACGACTACTCGCTCGAGCGCGACACCGTGCAGGCGCACCTGTCTGCGCTGGATCTCGTCTACGACGGCGTCGTCGAGGACACCCGCAAGAACATCCAGGAAACCGAAGAGCTCGACCCGGTGACGCAGGACATGCTGATCAGCCATGCCGGGGAGCTCGAGAAGTTCCAGTGGTTCGTTCGGGCGCACCTCGAGAACGCGGGCGGAAAGTTGAAGCATTCCGGGGCGAAGACCGAGAAGGACGCCGCAGACAAGGCCAGGTAG
- a CDS encoding NAD-dependent epimerase/dehydratase family protein, with amino-acid sequence MSKLVIGANGFLGSHVTRLLVGDGHEVRAMVRPNANTIGIDDLAVERFHGDIWDDDTLRAAMSGVDDVYYCVVDTRGWLRDPAPLFRTNVEGTRNVLEVASRAELRRFVYTSSYVTVGRRRGHVATEHDVVSEHGLTPYVRSRVQAESLVLQYAREHGLPAVAMCVSTTYGSGDWGRTPHGAVIAGAAFGKIPFVLGGIELEAVGVDDAARALILAAEHGRVGDRYLVSEKMISNADVITIAADAAGMPPPSKTIPLPVSYAMAAVGSIKAKLRGTDERLSLNSLRLMRAEAPVDCGKARRELGWQPRPVEESIREAARFWAGLRDARLQRN; translated from the coding sequence GTGAGCAAGCTGGTCATCGGCGCCAACGGGTTCCTCGGCTCGCATGTCACCCGACTGCTGGTGGGCGACGGGCACGAGGTGCGCGCGATGGTGCGGCCGAACGCCAACACCATCGGCATCGACGACCTCGCCGTCGAGCGTTTCCACGGCGACATCTGGGACGACGACACGCTGCGAGCCGCGATGTCGGGTGTCGACGACGTCTACTACTGCGTGGTCGACACCCGCGGATGGCTGCGCGACCCGGCGCCGCTGTTCCGCACCAACGTCGAGGGCACCCGCAATGTGCTCGAGGTCGCGAGCCGGGCGGAACTGCGGCGCTTCGTCTACACCAGCAGCTATGTCACCGTCGGTCGCAGGCGCGGCCACGTGGCGACCGAGCACGACGTGGTGTCCGAGCACGGGCTCACGCCGTACGTGCGATCCCGGGTGCAGGCCGAGAGCCTGGTCCTGCAATACGCCCGCGAACATGGTCTGCCCGCGGTCGCGATGTGCGTGTCGACCACCTACGGCAGCGGCGACTGGGGCCGCACTCCGCACGGCGCGGTCATCGCGGGTGCGGCGTTCGGCAAGATCCCCTTCGTGCTGGGTGGCATCGAACTCGAGGCGGTCGGTGTTGACGACGCGGCGCGGGCGCTGATCCTGGCGGCCGAGCACGGCCGCGTCGGTGACCGGTATCTGGTGTCGGAGAAGATGATCAGCAACGCCGACGTGATCACCATCGCCGCCGACGCCGCCGGTATGCCGCCACCGAGCAAGACGATTCCGCTGCCGGTGTCCTACGCGATGGCCGCCGTCGGCAGCATCAAGGCCAAGCTGCGGGGCACCGACGAGCGGCTGTCGCTGAACTCGCTTCGGCTGATGCGCGCCGAGGCGCCGGTGGACTGCGGCAAGGCCCGACGGGAACTGGGCTGGCAACCCCGGCCGGTCGAGGAGTCCATCCGCGAGGCGGCTCGCTTCTGGGCGGGTCTTCGCGACGCCCGTCTGCAACGAAACTGA
- a CDS encoding enoyl-CoA hydratase-related protein yields MADLQRHGAVFVLTLGDDENRFHPDRLTAVNAALDEVEAADGPRAVVTTGAGKFYSNGLDLDFMAANPDAAEANLASVHGLFARVLAFPAPIVAAVQGHAFAAGAMLALAHDQIVMRGDRGYFCLPEVDLGIPFTAGMNALIRSRLPIATAHEAMTTARRYGGEDARAAGIVAATAGEGDVLETAIARAGELAGKAGAVFGAIKARLYAEVIAELKAV; encoded by the coding sequence ATGGCCGACCTGCAGCGCCACGGCGCCGTCTTCGTGTTGACCCTGGGCGACGACGAGAACCGCTTCCATCCGGACCGTTTGACCGCGGTCAACGCCGCGCTCGACGAGGTCGAAGCCGCCGACGGGCCGCGCGCCGTCGTCACCACCGGTGCCGGCAAGTTCTATTCCAACGGGCTGGACCTGGATTTCATGGCCGCCAACCCCGATGCCGCGGAAGCGAATCTTGCTTCGGTACATGGGCTTTTCGCACGTGTGCTGGCGTTCCCGGCGCCGATCGTCGCAGCGGTCCAGGGACACGCTTTCGCCGCGGGCGCGATGCTGGCGCTGGCGCACGACCAGATCGTCATGCGCGGTGACCGCGGCTACTTCTGCCTGCCGGAGGTCGACCTCGGCATCCCCTTCACCGCGGGAATGAACGCGCTGATCCGGTCGCGGCTGCCCATCGCCACCGCGCACGAGGCCATGACGACGGCCCGCCGGTACGGCGGTGAGGACGCGCGGGCGGCGGGCATCGTGGCGGCGACCGCGGGTGAGGGCGACGTGCTGGAAACGGCGATCGCCCGCGCCGGGGAGTTGGCCGGCAAGGCGGGTGCGGTGTTCGGCGCGATCAAGGCCCGCCTCTACGCCGAGGTGATCGCCGAACTGAAGGCCGTCTAG
- a CDS encoding nuclear transport factor 2 family protein produces the protein MTGSTFSRDELAAAFGDFEATVDRAAQTRDWDPWVAQYTPDVTYVEHAAGTMRGREEVRSWIWKTMETFPGSYMTCFPSLWTVVDEPTGRVLCELDNPMRDPGDGTIISATNISIVTYAGDGLWRRQEDVYNPLRFVRATVKWCRKAAELGTLPPEAQAWMKQFGGGK, from the coding sequence GTGACCGGCAGCACCTTCAGCCGCGACGAACTCGCCGCGGCGTTCGGGGACTTCGAGGCGACGGTGGACCGCGCGGCGCAGACCCGCGACTGGGATCCCTGGGTCGCGCAATACACCCCCGACGTCACCTACGTCGAGCACGCCGCGGGCACCATGCGCGGCCGCGAGGAGGTGCGCTCGTGGATCTGGAAGACGATGGAGACCTTCCCGGGCAGCTACATGACATGCTTCCCGTCGCTGTGGACGGTGGTCGACGAGCCGACCGGCCGGGTGCTGTGCGAACTCGACAACCCGATGCGCGATCCCGGCGACGGGACGATCATCAGCGCCACCAACATCTCGATCGTCACCTACGCCGGTGACGGGCTGTGGCGTCGTCAGGAGGACGTCTACAACCCGCTGCGGTTCGTGCGGGCCACCGTGAAGTGGTGCCGCAAGGCCGCCGAACTCGGCACGCTGCCGCCGGAGGCGCAAGCGTGGATGAAGCAGTTCGGAGGCGGCAAGTGA
- the msrA gene encoding peptide-methionine (S)-S-oxide reductase MsrA, whose amino-acid sequence MSSSEKAILAGGCFWGMQDLIRKQPGVVSTRVGYTGGQNANATYRNHPGHAEAIEIVYDPAQTDYRALLEFFFQIHDPTTKNRQGNDVGSSYRSAIFYLDDEQKRVALDTIADVDASGLWPGKVVTELTPASDFWEAEPEHQDYLERFPSGYTCHFPRPGWKLPKRETQQA is encoded by the coding sequence ATGAGTTCAAGCGAGAAGGCGATCCTGGCGGGCGGCTGCTTCTGGGGCATGCAGGACCTGATCCGCAAGCAGCCCGGCGTGGTGTCCACGCGCGTCGGCTACACCGGCGGCCAGAACGCCAACGCCACCTACCGCAACCACCCGGGCCACGCGGAAGCCATCGAGATCGTCTACGACCCCGCGCAGACCGATTACCGGGCGCTGTTGGAGTTCTTCTTCCAGATCCACGACCCGACCACGAAGAACCGGCAGGGCAACGACGTCGGCTCTAGCTACCGGTCGGCGATCTTCTATCTCGACGACGAGCAGAAGCGCGTCGCCCTCGACACCATCGCCGACGTCGACGCCTCGGGCCTGTGGCCGGGCAAGGTGGTCACGGAGTTGACACCGGCGAGCGACTTCTGGGAAGCCGAGCCCGAGCACCAGGACTACCTGGAGCGCTTCCCCAGCGGCTACACCTGCCATTTCCCCCGGCCCGGCTGGAAGCTGCCGAAGCGCGAGACCCAGCAGGCCTAG
- a CDS encoding PaaI family thioesterase, which yields MSHPLNTPLGRFGIVTSDDGPHGCVASIPVGEMTNPLTGAPTVAPLAMLADHAGGLVNHHRREPDEWTVTSELSLELDPDAADVVATAPDMPVVARARPFGKKRDVALALCEFSHRQTLLASATVRSFYIRTPGHLAPFPEGPTGPLPAGTLSDRMAVRVAESGGCGAALVQDDDPVLNNSVGIVHGGVSATALELVASAAVNAGRAEQPLRTSSLRVNFLRPFHSGAESRYVGTASRVGRSTGVGEAQAVGPRGEVAIIARLTAYR from the coding sequence ATGTCCCATCCCTTGAACACCCCACTCGGCCGATTCGGCATCGTGACGTCCGACGACGGACCGCACGGGTGCGTCGCCTCCATCCCCGTCGGCGAGATGACCAATCCGCTGACGGGCGCCCCGACCGTCGCACCGTTGGCGATGCTCGCCGACCATGCCGGCGGCCTGGTCAACCACCACCGCCGCGAGCCCGACGAATGGACGGTCACCAGCGAGTTGTCGCTCGAATTGGACCCAGACGCGGCCGACGTCGTTGCGACGGCCCCCGACATGCCGGTGGTGGCGCGGGCGCGACCCTTCGGCAAGAAGCGCGACGTCGCGTTGGCCCTGTGCGAGTTCAGCCACCGGCAGACCCTGCTGGCCAGCGCGACAGTGCGGTCGTTCTACATCCGCACACCCGGTCATCTCGCGCCGTTTCCCGAGGGTCCCACCGGCCCGCTGCCGGCCGGAACGCTGAGCGACCGGATGGCCGTGCGCGTCGCCGAGAGCGGGGGTTGCGGCGCGGCACTCGTCCAGGACGACGATCCGGTGCTCAACAACAGCGTCGGGATCGTGCACGGCGGCGTGTCGGCGACGGCGCTCGAACTCGTCGCCTCGGCCGCGGTAAACGCCGGCCGGGCCGAGCAGCCGCTGCGGACCTCGTCGCTGCGCGTCAACTTCCTGCGCCCGTTTCACAGCGGGGCCGAATCCCGCTACGTCGGCACCGCGTCGCGTGTCGGCCGCAGCACGGGCGTCGGCGAGGCCCAGGCCGTCGGGCCCCGTGGCGAGGTCGCCATCATCGCGCGGCTGACCGCCTATCGCTGA
- a CDS encoding DUF427 domain-containing protein: MANRPVLEPTAAHPITVESTGRHVTVLVNGERIAETDDALTLQESTYPAVQYIPLTDVATERLRPSDTQTYCPFKGDAGYYDVVTADGESVVEDAVWTYEKPYPAVSRIAGHVAFYPDKADISVT; the protein is encoded by the coding sequence ATGGCCAACCGACCCGTGCTCGAGCCCACCGCCGCGCACCCCATCACCGTGGAGTCGACGGGCAGACATGTCACCGTCCTGGTCAACGGTGAACGCATCGCCGAGACCGACGACGCGCTGACGCTGCAGGAGTCCACTTACCCAGCGGTGCAGTACATCCCGTTGACCGACGTGGCGACCGAGCGGCTACGGCCCAGCGATACGCAGACGTACTGCCCCTTCAAGGGCGACGCCGGGTACTACGACGTCGTCACCGCCGACGGGGAGAGCGTCGTCGAAGACGCGGTCTGGACATACGAGAAGCCGTATCCCGCGGTGAGCCGGATCGCCGGCCACGTCGCTTTCTATCCCGACAAGGCCGACATCAGCGTCACTTAG
- a CDS encoding cytochrome P450, which yields MTDAAVTEHEAPATPAKMPPAVPLPKPVQLVLMSGFRRWFLRTAMKRYGQVFAINVPFFGRSVVVADPTLLRQVYLASTDDLMNVQPNLSRIFGPGSVFALDGVEHRKRRKLLAPPFHGQSIKNYEKVIEEETLREIATWPHGTEFATLEPMNRITLNVILRTVFGADGAELDYLREIIPPWAKLGSRMATLPEPSFSTGRRSPWGRLAEFRRNFDRTVFTLIDKAQADPALGERTDILALLLGSTYEDGTPMSRQDVSDELLTLLGAGHETTASTLGWAFERLRRHPEVLAKLVEENDTGGNEYRRAFIAELQRNRTVIDFSGRHVAAPHFDLGPWRIPHGYTVMVALANMHANPEVFPDPERFDPDRFLGKRPPTAWVPFGGGTRRCIGAAFAEVEMDVVLRTVLSRLTVDTDDAPDEKVHFRGIAFTPKDGGRVVVRLRQADL from the coding sequence ATGACCGACGCCGCAGTCACCGAGCACGAGGCCCCGGCGACACCGGCCAAGATGCCACCGGCAGTGCCGTTGCCCAAGCCGGTTCAGCTGGTGCTGATGTCCGGCTTCCGCCGGTGGTTCCTGCGCACCGCGATGAAGCGGTACGGACAGGTCTTCGCGATCAACGTGCCGTTCTTCGGGCGCAGCGTGGTGGTCGCCGACCCGACGCTGCTGCGGCAGGTGTACCTCGCGAGCACCGACGATCTGATGAACGTGCAGCCGAACCTGAGCCGGATCTTCGGTCCCGGTTCGGTGTTCGCGCTCGACGGCGTCGAGCACCGCAAGCGGCGCAAGCTGCTAGCCCCGCCGTTCCACGGCCAGAGCATCAAGAACTACGAAAAGGTCATCGAGGAGGAGACGCTCCGCGAGATCGCCACCTGGCCCCACGGCACCGAGTTCGCGACGCTCGAGCCGATGAACCGGATCACGTTGAACGTCATCCTGCGCACCGTGTTCGGGGCCGACGGCGCCGAGCTCGACTATCTGCGCGAGATCATCCCGCCGTGGGCCAAGCTGGGCTCGCGGATGGCCACCCTGCCCGAGCCGTCGTTCTCCACCGGCCGCCGCAGCCCGTGGGGACGGCTGGCCGAGTTCCGCCGTAACTTCGACCGCACGGTGTTCACGCTGATCGACAAGGCCCAGGCCGATCCCGCGCTCGGCGAGCGCACCGACATCCTGGCGCTGCTCCTGGGCAGCACCTACGAGGACGGCACGCCGATGTCACGCCAGGACGTCTCCGACGAGTTGCTCACGCTGCTCGGCGCGGGCCACGAGACCACCGCCTCGACGCTGGGGTGGGCGTTCGAGCGTCTGCGCCGACATCCGGAGGTGCTGGCCAAGCTGGTCGAGGAGAACGACACCGGCGGCAACGAGTATCGCCGGGCGTTCATCGCCGAACTGCAGCGCAACCGGACGGTCATCGACTTCTCCGGTCGCCACGTCGCCGCCCCGCACTTCGATCTCGGACCGTGGCGGATCCCGCACGGCTACACCGTGATGGTGGCGCTGGCCAACATGCACGCCAACCCCGAGGTGTTTCCCGATCCCGAGCGTTTCGACCCGGACCGGTTCCTGGGCAAGCGGCCGCCGACGGCTTGGGTGCCGTTCGGTGGCGGCACGCGGCGCTGCATCGGCGCCGCGTTCGCCGAGGTCGAGATGGACGTCGTATTGCGAACGGTGTTGAGCCGGTTGACCGTCGACACCGACGACGCCCCGGACGAGAAGGTGCACTTCCGGGGCATCGCCTTCACTCCGAAGGACGGCGGCCGCGTCGTGGTGCGCCTCCGCCAGGCCGACCTCTAG
- a CDS encoding TetR/AcrR family transcriptional regulator, which yields MTTALDSGATAAGADDPFEDRLLDGLSASINERGYRVTTVADIVRHARTSKRTFYEQFASKEECLIELLRRNNDNLIANIREAVDPDGDWQDQIRNAVSAYVDHIAARPAITLTWIREAPALGAVARPLHRLAMDNLTDMLVDLSHSPGFARAELPPVTRPLALILLGGLRELTALFVEDGRDVRGIIEPAITASQAMLGPR from the coding sequence ATGACGACAGCGCTGGACAGCGGCGCGACGGCCGCGGGCGCCGACGACCCGTTCGAGGACCGCCTCCTGGACGGCCTGTCCGCGTCGATCAACGAACGCGGCTACCGGGTCACCACCGTCGCCGATATCGTCCGGCACGCCCGCACCTCCAAGCGCACGTTCTACGAGCAGTTCGCCAGCAAGGAGGAGTGTCTGATCGAGCTGTTGCGGCGCAACAACGACAACCTCATCGCGAACATCCGCGAGGCGGTGGACCCCGACGGCGACTGGCAAGACCAGATCCGCAACGCCGTGAGCGCCTACGTCGACCACATCGCGGCGCGCCCCGCCATCACCCTCACCTGGATCCGCGAGGCACCGGCCCTGGGTGCGGTCGCCCGGCCGCTGCACCGGCTGGCGATGGACAACCTGACCGACATGCTCGTCGACCTGAGTCACAGCCCGGGGTTCGCACGGGCCGAACTGCCGCCGGTGACCCGCCCCCTGGCGCTGATCCTGCTTGGTGGTCTGCGCGAGCTGACGGCGCTGTTCGTCGAGGACGGGCGCGACGTGCGCGGCATCATCGAGCCTGCGATCACCGCTTCCCAGGCGATGCTGGGACCGCGGTAG
- the msrB gene encoding peptide-methionine (R)-S-oxide reductase MsrB — MSKTYNKNPAAVAALSPEQYRVTQRNGTERPFTGEYWDNHEPGIYVDVVSGEPLFASTDKFDSGTGWPSFTRPIEATNVVQKRDFSHLMIRTEVRSAHGDSHLGHVFTDGPRSDDRTAPHVRGGGLRYCINSASLRFIHLDDLEAEGYGQYKTLFTKEAQA; from the coding sequence ATGAGCAAGACCTACAACAAGAACCCGGCTGCGGTGGCCGCCCTGTCGCCGGAGCAGTACCGCGTGACGCAGCGCAACGGCACCGAGCGCCCTTTCACGGGCGAGTACTGGGACAACCACGAGCCGGGCATCTACGTCGATGTGGTCTCCGGCGAGCCGTTGTTCGCCTCGACCGACAAGTTCGACAGCGGCACTGGGTGGCCGAGCTTCACCCGACCCATCGAGGCGACCAACGTCGTGCAGAAGCGTGACTTCTCGCACCTGATGATCCGCACCGAGGTGCGTTCGGCACACGGCGACAGCCACCTCGGCCACGTGTTCACCGACGGCCCGCGCTCGGATGACCGAACTGCTCCGCACGTGCGCGGTGGCGGGTTGCGCTACTGCATCAACTCCGCTTCGCTGAGGTTCATCCACCTCGACGACCTCGAGGCCGAGGGCTACGGCCAGTACAAGACGCTCTTCACCAAGGAGGCACAGGCATGA